The DNA region ATGGCTTTGGATGAATTACTCAAGACTTTACCAAAAGTGGGTGAATTAAGAGTTGATTTGAAATGCATAGCGCCAGATATTAGGAAAATTACATTTAATGTTTTTattatacacacaatatatatatagagggagAAGTATCATTTACTGCCAATTGAAAAACAAGTTCAAATTTTGCCAACAAATTCTGTGGGAaagtttgttttcattttaggatGGATAGCGTTTTATAAAAcgaatcctagttggatttgaCTATTGAAGTCAAGGTGTTTCAACTCTTCTTCTTGAAAGCGTTTTACCTTCTTCATCTCCTGGTTTTTGGTCTTTTTGACATTGTTTGCTCTTTCTCCCTTTCAAACAATGTTCTATCCCTCGTATTTTGAGCTCCAATAATTGTTATTTCCTTTGTCACTTCATTTATTCGAATTAATCCAAAGTCTCAGTGAGGATTACTTTGTATAGAGAGTAGAGTCGTTCCATGTGACCAACTCTTATCTTTCGTGTAATCCTCTATTTACACAAGTAAATTACTATTACTGCGCTCTCagttttttctattatttatactaattttctattttggtttgtcctttattaattgttccacttaatttttttatttttttttggcaaTGAATCTTACATTCCATTAACTAACTTTACTcacttttaattataataataataatataggattcacatttcactaatttttttacttgtttagtattttttaaaatatatactgGATCAAAATGGAACACATATTAGGAGTAAGTATTATTTTCTCTATTCCTCTAATCTTTCCCAAACAACCCAACTATCTGTGATGGAGTTAGGATTCGAACTCTCTGGACTCAGTTCGCCTTTAATGATTGTAGGGTATTTAAGTCATCTTCAACAATTTTAGGATATTCTTTCGGCGGCGCACATTCATTGTTAAAAGTGGCATCGATGTGGATAGACgacattaaaattcataaagAAAATGAATCAATGTCAAATGAACTTGAACCAAAAATAAGTAATTAGTAGTGTTAATAACAATAGAATAGATTTTTGTGAGTTTGTGTGAAATAACAAACTAAATAGAATAGATTTTTGTGAGAGTTTGTGTGAAATAACAAACTAAAAACTAAATTAAAGTGacatagaaaataaataaaagaagaagCTCATATTTTTTTGGAGTAAGATAACTTGAGATAAAGATGTAaatcatgaaataattaaaaaggaCTTCACTGAGGTAAATTAAAgtgaaatagaaaataaaaactaaGTTAAACTTAAACTATAttaaactaaatttaaattaaaatgaaatagaaaataaaaataagaataaaaaagaGCTCGGTCTCTGGACCTTTAGGAACTGAGACGAAAGATCTTATAAACTGCACCACTCAATCAATTAATATAGTTCTTCATTCATCAACCAAAAATACTCTCATATGTGGATGACACGGGGTTTAACGAgatattggtaaagtaagaaaaaaaaaatggtaaagtaaaaaaaagaaagagaaaaaatgggtaGAGTATGCGAGAGAAAGAATAAAAGTGGGTAAAGTATTGGAGACACCTAGCAGAGGATGCAAGCAACAACAAACTGACATCGACGAGATGTCCAATTTAAGGTCGGTGATTTAGTCCTACTCAAGGTACAACCATATCGGCAACACTCGGTGGCTAGACTACAATCTGTCAAGCTCTCACGCTGATTCTATAGCCATTTTGCGATCACAAAACGAATAGGACCTGTGGTTTATCGCCTTGAATACGAGCACAACATCGGATGATGCCATGGAAGTCGAACCATATTCGAGCACAATATGTCAGATGTTTATTAGCAAACATGAATAATTATTTGTTAgagtaaatgtcaaaattgatcctaaacatatagtcagaatatgaatttggtccaaaatattcacttttgAAAATCGGGTCCAAAACATTTGAAATCGTTAACGAAGTGATCCTAAATTGATGGAACCGTTAATTTCTGACGGTCAACACCCAATTAACGATTTTTTGACTTAATTAGTATAATGATggataataatttaataaaataaaatatatttaaaaaaaacaaaataaagtcCTCTACTCCAGAAATCTACGCTGCTACCGCCTATTTCGGCCCCCAAATCAGCCCCAGCACCCGCCGCCTCAAGATCAACAATCCCCGAAAAGGAGAAACACATGAATATCACTATGGAACGTGGCGAGGAGATCACCGACTACTTCCAAGGCCAAAAATTTAAATGGATCTGGATTTGGAGAAAAGTCAAAACCTCTCACAAATTCCATTTCCTCAACTCGccaaaatcatccacaaacaTCTCTACAAGTAAGGCAGCACCACGACTGAAATTTAACGGGGAGAGAAATTGAATTGTTAAGCAGCGTCGGACAGTTAAGGTTTCAGAAATTAATTAGAGAAATATATGAATTTGAGTAAGATTGATTAAGAATGAGGGAGAGAAGAGAAGGCATTGAGGTTGAGCCAGGAGACGGAGAGAGGATGACAATGGTTGGACCGAGGCAAGAGCAGCGGCGATGAGGTCATGGAGCAGCAACACTGCTCGACTGACAACGAGCAGGCAGAGGCGGCAGAAGCGAAACCATCGTCCGGTAACAACGACCTCGTCGGCGGAGATAACAACGTCGGACCGCTGAGAAagaaaattgagagagagacgaGGAGGACCGAAAGGAATGGGGGTTGCTGGCAACAACAACGGTGGACGACGACAGTTTTGATCTCTGACAGCAGCAATGCAGAGAAACACACGATGACAACAATTTGTGGAGGAGCGAGCAGAGAGAGAAACACGCGATGACGTTGAGCGccggagagaagaagagagagattccGATTTAGGAAGAATGAAAGAGAGatggaagagaaggaagaagagagagaaatagtcGATTTTGAAAATTCTtagcattttattaattttatgtttaattttgtttaattaattatgcattagtatattaattaagttaaaaaatcattaattaggcgttgaccgttagtttttgaCGGAAAATGACCACTTCGACAACGATTTCAAATGTTTAGGACCACTTCAATAATGATTTCAAATGTTTTGGACccgattttcaaaaagtgaatgttttggaccaaattcgtattctgactatatgtttaggaccaattttgaGCTTTAATAATAGATTAAAGATGATGaatatgaaattgaaaataatgaaaGGGAGTATTATAGTCGTAATTATAAATTTGTGAACAAAAAAGAAAGCATTTGGTGGCCCATTAACAGTGCAACAGGCATAAATGAGGCAAGCCCACACTCTTAAATGATTACTTATATGTAGCCGTTGCAATATCAAAATCCTACTATTTCAAACGGCCTAAATTGAAGCCACCCTCTCTACATATACTCGATCATGATTTTGCCCAAATTCatatcaaatcatctctctctcaaatcaaacacacacacacacagaatTACAAACAGAGCATTGCAATGGCTTCTTCTTCATCGAGACGCTCGTGCTCattcctccttctcctcctctccTTCTTCAATTTCATCCTTTTTATCCTCTCGGCGACCTCCATAGCGCCTACGCTCGCCCTTCGAATGCCGCCGACCTCCCTCGGGTGGGCGTTCCTGATGATCTCCTCCGTGTCGCTGCTGTCGTCGTTCGTCGGATTCTACTCGCACCTCACGCATATCTGCTTCATCACGCACGCCTCGCTCCTGCTGGCGTCGTCGGCGGGGCAGCTGCTGGGGATGCTGGCCCTGTTCACCAAGGAGAAGCCGAGCCTGGAGATGCTGAGGTCCCCAAGGGATCCGAGGGAGGCGAAGCTGCTAGTGAGGCTGGAGTGCGGGATTCTGATGGCGATGATTGTGATGCAATTGGGGATTCTGTTGCTGAGCTGCGTCGTGCACAGCTGCAGTGTGAACGCGGAGGGGAAGATCGCTGAGGAGCCGGTGGCAACGAGTGAGATGAAAAACAGGGATTTTGATGAGAAGATGATCAATAAGTATGGCAAATGGAAGGAGTCTGATGTCTGATTGTTTCTTTCTTACTATTtcattgtttatttatttatttatttatttttatgtttaatttagTTCATAAATAATTAGGTTTCGATTAATGTTCATTGATTAATGGAGATTtgtgtatttttatttgtttaatttaggTGTTAGGATAGATAGTCTTGCTAGACAAAATTTATGTTGCCAAAAATGATACTCCGGATCAACATAATATTTAGAGTAAAGACCAAAACTGATTCTGAACATAtgtccattttacgattttggtcttagacattattttttgattttttggatctcaaacatttcaactcggatcacaatcggCGTAAAGTTaacttttccgtcaaattttaacggtcaacgttttttatcccgattttgaccaaattaagctGTTAAATATGATTACTAACTCCCTAATTGTatccttaattattttaataagttatcatttaaaatacaaaataaataatattaaaaagaaaatgagaaattcAAAACAACCTCACACTGCGAGTTGAAAAACGCAGATCCGGCATAAACGTCGAGAAGTGGCAGCGGCATCCTTTCCGGCCTCATCCGTCCCACCGTCATATCATCTGCGGCCGGTGGAGAAATAGATCTCGCATCACCGCTGTTCAATGTGGCAGCTATGCAGCTCAGCGATTGGCCCCTCCGCAGAATCCTCACCCCGCGCCTTCCTTCTGCCGCAGGTCGATCCTTTTGTTTCGTTAGATTTTCTCTTGTCGGATTAGAGAGACGTCTTcctgttgttgttgttgttgttgttgcatGACCGCCGATTGACATCCAAATTCGAGAAATTCCCCTGGGACGGAAAAATTCTCCGATGGTGGAAATGCGGCGGAGTGATGGTGGAAATTTCCCTCAATGATTGATGTTGTTGTTTTgaatttctcattttcttttttaatattttttttgtattttaaatcataacttattaaaataattaaggatATAATTAGGGAGTTAGTAATCATATTTAACAGTTTAGTTTGGTCAAAGTCGGGAttaaaatttgacggaaaagttAACTTTGGACCGaatgtgatccgagttgaaatgtttgagatccaaaaattcaaaaggtaatgtctaggaccaaaatcgtaaaattgacatatgttcaggactaGTTTTGGCCTTTACACTAATATTTATTCTATAGTCGATTATACTTACTCCTTCCTTAAAAAGTATGAGCTATTTCTTTATTAGTCTGTTTCTGAAAAGTATGagctttctaattttgaaatatttaaataacacattatccctatatatataattttatttaaaacttatacctagggctggcaaatcgtgcagattgggtcgttatcaggtcaacctgataatgacccaacccaataaggcataacctgaacccgacctgttaaggaaactgtaaatccgaacacgaacccgacctgctaccttcaaatccgaacacgacccgcacccgacacgaacccgttatcgacacgatataatatgggttgacacgacacgataacaatctgaacctgatattacacgattaaaacctaatattacacgattaaaccttaatttttaacctaatttacgcaattaaaattcgtttacactatttaaacctaatttataagaaattaaaaaattaaagtaatatatatatatttttaaataataataaaaataataatattatttcttaatgggttatccGTATCcaacccgcatccgacccgaacccaacccaaaattatcgggttcttaatgggtcaacccgataaggacacagatccaataagacttgaccccaacccaataatttcgtgcggattcgtgtcagattatcatgtcgtgtcgaaaattgtcagccctactTATACCATTACACTACACTACTAACGATGTGGaactcactttccactaattttaCTTACATCATCTTttatctatctctcttactttaccaactaGTATTATcacccgtgcgatgcacgagaTATAACATTTTCAAATAATAGAGATAAATTTTAAGGTAAgtagattaaaaaataaaaaaatagataaagagaAATGTACTTCTATCAACCCACtctaaatgaaacatttcatatCTAGCAAAACGATTGTATACAGTTTTATCGACATCCCCCTTTTCACCTTGTCTGCTGCACACAATGGTCTGCCATGTTTTGACACCATTTGCGTACTAGTGTCCAAATCTTCGAGTATCAAACCTACAGTCGTTGGCATATGcttcataaaaggaaattccTTCCTCTAATGTTTCAAACACCTGACCAACGAACGGTTTAAGCTCGGGTCTGCAATCTGGAATAACTGCAGTTGTACA from Salvia splendens isolate huo1 chromosome 9, SspV2, whole genome shotgun sequence includes:
- the LOC121747223 gene encoding uncharacterized protein LOC121747223, giving the protein MASSSSRRSCSFLLLLLSFFNFILFILSATSIAPTLALRMPPTSLGWAFLMISSVSLLSSFVGFYSHLTHICFITHASLLLASSAGQLLGMLALFTKEKPSLEMLRSPRDPREAKLLVRLECGILMAMIVMQLGILLLSCVVHSCSVNAEGKIAEEPVATSEMKNRDFDEKMINKYGKWKESDV